In Pelodiscus sinensis isolate JC-2024 unplaced genomic scaffold, ASM4963464v1 ctg38, whole genome shotgun sequence, the following proteins share a genomic window:
- the LOC142823921 gene encoding uncharacterized protein LOC142823921, whose product MEMNKVLEWLVENQKQLQQQQTQALQQILAKFQEQQGQMVKELREAPPGAGAVGGGPSVMGSEEGMQLPIRLTKLGPEDDPEAFLVTFERVATAAKWPQDHWETLLAPYLSGPVQLAYRVMSARDALCYYKVKEAILDQLGVSPETYRQRFRKARYEPRERPRAVAQWVKEAGMRWLEPENKSGVQVAETIILEQYVKILPSEGQRWVRRHLPETLEEAVTLMEHFLAAEGAEAPRPKSTSRDTQSGGPPPPWAGIKPQLGYGCKASLSLVPERRLAPRWSRPEGPTPGMERPHQEPERNPKPEVGAKGACYQCGQEGHYKKDCPLMDCTFGQGPAGKVANSPW is encoded by the exons ATGGAGATGAACAAAGTTCTCGAGTGGCTGGTGGAGAACCAGAAACAATTACAGCAACAGCAGACCCAGGCGTTGCAGCAAATCCTGGCCAAGTTCCAGGAGCAACAGGGACAAATGGTCAAAGAGCTGCGGGAAGCCCCACCGGGGGCGGGCGCCGTAGGAGGTGGACCCTCCGTAATGGGGAGCGAGGAAGGCATGCAGCTGCCGATACGGTTAACCAAGCTAGGTCCAGAAGATGACCCCGAGGCCTTCCTTGTTACATTTGAGAGGGTGGCCACTGCTGCTAAGTGGCCACAAGACCATTGGgagaccctcctggccccctaCCTGTCGGGCCCGGTGCAGCTGGCGTACCGGGTGATGTCGGCACGGGACGCCCTGTGTTATTACAAAGTGAAAGAGGCAATCCTGGACCAGCTAGGGGTCTCCCCCGAGACATACCGCCAGAGATTTCGCAAAGCCCGTTACGAGCCACGGGAACGCCCCAGGGCGGTGGCCCAGTGGGTTAAAGAGGCAGGGATGAGGTGGCTTGAGCCCGAGAACAAGTCCGGGGTGCAGGTGGCCGAGACCATAATATTGGAACAATACGTTAAGATCCTGCCTTCCGAAGGTCAGCGGTGGGTGCGACGGCACCTCCCCGAGACGCTCGAAGAGGCCGTGACCTTAATGGAGCACTTCCTCGCCGCCGAAGGGGCCGAAGCGCCCAGACCTAAGAGCACATCGAGGGACACCCAGTCCGGGGGACCTCCTCCACCGTGGGCCGGAATAAAACCCCAGCTGGGGTACGGATGCAAAGCCTCATTAAGCCTGGTGCCGGAAAGGAGGCTAGCGCCCCGATGGAGCCGACCGGAGGGCCCGACGCCCGGAATGGAGAGACCACACCAGGAGCCCGAGCGGAACCCGAAACCTGAAGTCGGAGCAAAAGGGGCGTGTTACCAGTGCGGCCAGGAAGGCCACTACAAGAAGGATTGCCCCCTCATGGACTGCACATTTGGCCAAGGGCCAGCTGGGAAG GTGGCGAATTCACCTTGGTGA